Part of the Canis lupus dingo isolate Sandy chromosome 14, ASM325472v2, whole genome shotgun sequence genome, gcaaagaaaaattcaagaataagaaaaatataagagttgatttttcttttcttatagcaTCCCTAAATGGGCAAAAGTTAGGATGATGACCcaccaggaagaagaaaagtctgaaactCACCGGGTTATCTTTTATTACACAAGATGTCCACCCTGGTAGTACCTCTTCTTCTATCTCTGACCACACAAATGAATTTCCAAAGATGTTCCCATGCATGCAGTCAAAGCACATCTCCACTCGATAGCCATTATTCAGCAACAGCCTCAGCATTACCTCGTCATTGAGGGCATACTGAATGGCACTGGGGAAACGCGTGTCATTCACATGCATAAAATAACAATTGACGTTAGCTCCATGGGAGAGAAGCAGCCGGACAATTTCATGGTTATTGGCCCTCACTGCCACAAGTAGACAGTTGAGAGGATCTAGGTTTGGGTCTGCACCTGCAGCCAGAAGGACTTCTGTGCACTGGATGTCATTGTTAGAAACGGCAAAATACAGCGCCGTCTTCCGCTCGTCATCATAGCTCTCGGAAATGTGGTCAGCAAGCAGGGTATTGACATCAAAGCCATTTTCAATAAGCAGTTCTAGGCATTGCACATTTTGTCCATCTGCTGCAGAGTGAATTGGTGTTAGGCCACTTTTCTGGATTGCATTTTTGGATGTTACTGGGATAAGATACTTCAgagcactaaaaaataaaaataaaaataaatataaatatatatttatacacatggCATGAAGACAATGAAGAATTTAAATAGATCAGCTTCCTTACCAGACAAGTGAATACAGTTTGTtaactttctttattttctctagatAACCTCCTACAAAAACATTTCATACTAACCTTTGTCCATTGGCTGACTACTTAGTTTAgtatagtttagttttgtttttagtttcccATTCTAAATATTCCCAGGCAACATGCTGGAGGTCCTATGTTTGGTCCTAGAATTGTAGGTCCTCAGGAATCTTCCCATCTTCCAATTCTTTTTGGGACAATATAATACTTATAAGCAAACAAAGTtgtttaatggaaaaaatataaaaggaagataGGCACATAGAAGAACACTTCATAGCCTTGACCATGAGAATTATGGAGTCACAGAAAGTGACCTTGGACAGTGCTCAATCCAACTCCTCATTTAACAGAAGAGCAACAGGATGTCTGCAGAGgtgaaatgacttgtccaaggtcacacagttggatGTGGAGCAAGGACTAAAGTTTAGGCCTTTTGAAATcccattccttctttttcactGCTTCTTGAGTAGTCTATGCTTCAGTAGTGGCCTGATTCCATATAACTTGCAATTGAATTATCAGCCACCAAAAGAGTCTTTATTATTCTATCAACCTATATTAGTCCAATGGGTATAATTAACCACAAGCTTATGTTTCTAAGAACCTGTGATAAACAGTTGTGAATTTCACACTTGACAAAACAACTAGACACACATGAGAGCCACACGCAAGGAGAACTTGATCTCTTGTGCCTAATTCAGAGCTACCATGTGTGAATTTATGAACGCTGGGAGTAAATCCAGGTAAACTTTAACAACATGTCACTTAGCATCAATTACGTGTCATTGGCCACTTAACTTAGCTAATGTGGCTACTGAAAGTGATAAAGCCTAATGATTTAAAAGTTTTtgaacttataaaatatatttaattgccTAAAACAATCCTCTTATGGTGGGTATTTAATATAGTGATTATGGACTTCTATTGATGTGATTATAGCACATCTCgtgatttaaaaatctatcctaccatttttttttgaataaagaaatctgAGCTTATAATGAAACTTTTCTATTGAAGAAAAAATTTGACATTGTATCATAATATCTGTAGGTATTACTAAAAATTGGAATAATACTGGTAATATTGTCATAAAATCCTTTGCCAAAGGCAAAAGTTTTAGAAACCTATAGCCTTTTGTTAAGCACattgaaaaaaacccaaaacaaaagagaaaggcaagTTTGGGAGGCTTGTGCAGAATGCTGTTATAACTTCTttccttctaaaagaaaaaaaattttattataaaagtagtGTAAGTTCAATGTGGAAATTTCACAAGGTAtataaaaagaaaggggaaaaatcaaatatttatatttgtctttttcttttcagatttcttttcagTATTATATAGGTAAACTTGAGATTCTACTGTAtattcaattttgtatttttcaatttaaaatgatCATCTTATGATTTATTACTCACAGATAATGTCCCTCATAGGCAGCTCGGTGTATTGGAAGATGCCCTGCTCTGTTGGGTACATTTCCACTTCCTCCGTATTCCAGCAGGAGGGAAATGCAGTCAGGATTGCCCCCTCCTGCTGCCTCAAACAACACTGATGCCCCATCATCCGCCAAAGCAAACACATCACCACCTGGCAATAAAAAACATATGGCATAGTGATAACTGGGCTTATCTTGAAATTGTCAAGATAGTCCCCTTAAAAATAACCTATTGTTTTCCCTTCCAGCTAGGACTTAGGAGTATAGGAATCTGTATAGAACATCTGTgttaccagtatttttttttttaagattttatttatttattcatgagagacacacagaaagaggcagagacataggcagagggagaagcaggctccctgcaggggagcccgatgcaggacttgatcccaggaccctgggaccacgacctgagccaaaggcagatgctcaaccattgggccacctaggtgcccccgcCCCCAGTATTTTCAATAAACAATTACATgtgcatgttttgttttattataaaatatttgcctCACAACAGTGTCTGAGAAATCAACAGGTCAGTTTACACAAGTGCTTTGTTTACAAAAGTAAACAAAGTTTACTTTTACATTGTAGACAAGTGCTCTCAGGAAAGGGATAGTTAGCTTTTCAAATTGAAAGACAGTGTTAACACTCTATTTCAACAACTGCCCTCTAGGTGCTGTGTGTGAGCCAGCAGAAGatcctaaaatgaataaatatgactACTGGAAGCAGCTCAGaggggaaatgaaacaaaacctcATCAAAGAACGCAAGCTGTGTAACATTCAAGTGACATCAGGATCAGGAGTGGTGATATAGAAGGTGGTCTGGCTCTGCCGCAGACAGCAAGAGTCTGGGCAAGCTACGTCTATGAATAtcaatctcctcatctgtaaactagaGTAATGCTGCTTATTTCATAGAGCTCATGATAATTAAATGATGTTgcagcgggcgggggggggggcttaaaAAATGTTAGTCTTCTCTCCAGAGAGGATCCTCGAGGGAGCATGTGGTCCCAGGCTTTATTTATAGATGGAGAAGCTGAGGACTGGGAGTTTTAGCAAGGCTAGGGTCGGACAGCAAAGAGATGGTGATAGAAGCCAGCTTAAGAATTTGGTCTCTTAATTCTTGGTTCTGCACTTGGAGGGCTCAAAGGAGGGCAACATCACAACCTGTTGGGAGAATCAAAAAAGTCTTTAGTAGGGGGGTGTGTCTCAAGAGAGTGAGTTATGCTGGAATGTATTCCAGATGAGGGCCATGGCCTGGAGTAAGCCCAGAAAGAGGGAATGCAGGGTATATTCTGGAAGGTTGCTAGTCTCATTGAGCTGGAGTACAGGATCCATGTTGAGAGCAGTGAGGGATAGACGTGGAAAAACAATTTGGGATGACACAGTGGGGACCTCTGCGTGACTCAGAGGCAGTGGGGAGCTGCTGAGAGTTTTCTGAATCCACCTTCAGGGAGAACAGCTGAATGGCAGCATGTTGTATGGATTCTCTGACAGGGAGCCTGGAAACCAGCAGAATGGTTAGGCAACAGCTGCTCTGGTCCATGTGAAGAGCCTGCCCGGGATGTCACGGTGAGAACAGGTGAGAGAGACACTATGGGACTTGATAATTGACTGGATTTAGAAAGGAAGGTGATGGACGTAGAAGCAAATCTAAGCATTCTGTCTTGGTTGAGAGCAATTATTATGTCAAAAGTGTGAAAGAAGAGGAATTCAGTTTTGGAGAAGCCAAATGTGAGGCCCCAGTGAGCCATCTCAGTGAGACTGGGCCACCTCTAGTGAGAACAGGCAGGGCTGACTGCACAAATTTGTGGGTCATGACATTTGGGTGTAACCGATTTATGGAAGAGAGGGCTTTCAAGGGGGCTCTGTGGAGGCTGGATATAAAAGCCTAATGCCCAGTTACACTCAGGAGAGGACAGGCAGCCAACGAGGGATTGGAGAAAGggaaatcaagagacagaagaATCATCAAGAATGTGCAATTCCTTTTCACGTACCTCTGTGGATCAGGTGTTCCAACACATCACAGTGACCATGCTCAGCAGCAACGCCTAATGGTGTAACCCCAAATCCATCTCTCAGGTGGACATTGCCTCCGTGATTTAGTAGCAGAGCTATGATATCTTTGCGGCCTAGTTTGGCTGCTTCATGCATTGCTGACCATCGCTTCATGCAGGGCTGGTCAAGGCTGGTGTTGTGTTTAAGCAGTGTGAACACCATGTCATAGGAGCCATTTTTTACAGCTAgagggtgattttttaaaaagaatatcaatAGTAGGTATATAACACGGATCCTTTAGATGGTATGAACTTAATTAcgaaatttaatatgaaaattgtTAGTCACTATTCCCTTCTCTTCTACAAGAGGATAttgtagtttttgtttccttctatttctcaTACCCAAGATGATGTTGCCTTTTTTTAAGATCCTGGCCTGAGGTGGGGTGAGAGGCTCATGGAATATACTTCCCTAAAATAGGATGTTGTATATACTCTTTCTAAactttaggaaattaaaataaatgaaaaaaaaaaaacatccactATTGGGTTGTAGAACTTAATGTATGGAAATGCTTAGTATATACTAGGAGCTCAATAAATTAtagctgttattattaatataatatttctagGATCCTGGGGCCACATGTGTAAATAATGCCTAtcaagccccctccccaccccccagaaatatttttttttgttttcctccaccAAACATAGCATTGAGTATTAAATGAACTTCCCTTTCCCCGTGATCTTAATGGGAGGTTAGAAATGagaatgtttttagtttttttggagAGAGCACGTGAGCAAAGGGAGACTCCTAAGTGgaccccatgcccagcatggagccccatgtggggctcatcgtcatgacctgagctgaaatcaagaattggtggcttaactgagttacccaggcaacCCAGCAATGATAATGTTTAGAATCTAGGTAGTTTAGAATCTGTTGTAAACAGGTGAAGCATATGACAGCTAATGTACTACAGTGCAAGAGACTCACTGGATCAGtggtctctctccccctctgctatTTCTAATAGATTGAATTACAGTTAaaagcaaccccccccccccatttgagTTAAGAGATTGTCTTAGTTTAGAGATAAATAACTCTGGAATATATGATGTTTCTCTTAtcagtaagtaaaatcttttttctttttttaatttacttatttgagagagagtgagtgaaaacATGTGTGCGCACAAGtgaagggagaggtagagggagagaatcttcaagcagattcactcctgatgcagggctccatgtcACAACGAGATAAcgaatgacctgagctgaaaccaagagtcagacattcaactgactgagccacccagtaagTAAGGTGCCCCAGGAAGTAAGATCTTaataagaaacagagaaggaTGAGTGATACTCCTTGCTAATGGAAgtaaatagagttttattaattcattcactcactcattcagttCAGGCACTCAGGCTATATGAAAGGCACAGTGTCAGACACTATGGACAACAGGAAAAAGATGGACTGGTTCTCACTTATGCAATTTATAGTCTAGAGAAGAAGCCTATAGTGTCTTCTATTTGAAGAGAGACTCAGAGTTAAGGTCTTCACTGGGAAAGGCAGGAGGAGATGAGGAACCACACAGAGCATTCTGGGGgcagaatacaaaaaaaaagctttgaaggCCAAGGTAAGAGAAAGAGCTCCCACCGGAAGATGAAGACAAACTCTGCCTAATTCATTTGGAGCAGGGAAACCATTACTATGGTGAGATTTCACTTTTTCTCCTGCTCACTAAGTAGGAGTCTGTTGACAAATGCCTTTCCCTGGATTGCCCACCTGCCACTGGCAGCTCTAATTATAGTGAATTGCCTCATCCTAGCTGGTGTCATTGCAGAGAAAAACATCAATAAGTGAAATGAACTAAAAGGTATGTGTCCTCGTTTATCTTCTTGTTcctgttgcatttttaaaaagtattaaactAATGAATCTCTTCTATTGTgatctattttccttttgtctgACTCAGAAAATATGTTGATTAGAGATATTAGTCTTTCCTCATGAAAATATCATGTATAGGCCACAacttgaaatcattttaaaaataaagccttacTTGCAATTTAATTGTTTTAGAgctaagaatatatttatttctcataaaaataataatgcaaatccTGGGGGACCTCTCCCTAGCTAACCCATGAAGATATTCTTAATAAAtcactaaaataatgaaaactaataAGGCACAGGCCCAGTATTTGTGTAacataagtaagtaaaataaaacttaaatgacttatatagtaaaatacatatatatatttgcttctgtttctctgaatagatagatagatagatagatagatagatagatatagatctTCAACAATAATGCTTAAAGAAAACCTAACTTCAGTTGATGAGTTAGGGAACTAGAGACTTTTTCATAGATTATAGGCACTTTTGAACACTTTATAGTTTgctgtaactttttattttcaatccctgtcattttctttctttttctggatagATGTGTTTTGCTCATGTGTTTTGCTCAGCACACTTTATAGTTTgctgtaactttttattttcaatctctgtcattttctttcttttttatgaataaatgtgttttgctcattttcttattGTCAGCACTGATTTACCTTGTGACTCCTAAGATGTACAAATAGAGAAGAGCGATTTTTCTGAGGTCTCTTGACAAAGATTGGCAGATTGAAAGAGCAGAATGAGTGAAGAGGGGGTATATTGAtttgtgagaaagaaaatgaagtaaaattaacCCATCTGTAAATGGCATGAGGTTGTGGGACAATGGAGAGGAGTGAAACTGAGATGTGTTCCCCAATTCCCTGGGCTTGCTCTATACCCTGGCCTCAGTGGCCAGGATAATCCTGTGACTAACCAACTGGAGAAAGGTGACACCACCTTTAGAGGGTGAACAGAGGGGAGTCTGAGTGCAAGACACCCTTAATAAGTGTCAGATGATCACAAATTAGATATTTAGCACTCAGCAAGTAACTGTTTGATAACTGTAATACATCAAAGGACTACAAATAAGGACCAGATGGCTGATGGGGAAGAAAAGCCCTGGAGGGACCCAAAGTGATATTTGTTTGGTCCTCTAAGGGTTTTCTATAATAAAGACAAAGATGATGGCATTgggctaaaaaattaaaatgacatcacacagaaaaatcagaagaatggcatatttttatctctccttttataaGTTAATGGATAGCAAATTTCAGAGTAGCCTATAGAACCaagaagaaaattaggaaagtGCCATGGATGATCCATTTTCCTACAGAACCTAAAAATACTTGACCTGGGCTCCACAAAGAGAAGATAATCCAAGAAAATCCCAATTCTCCAGTTATGTGGATGATGGAAACATAACAAACCCCTTCAGAAAATTTCCTTCatgagacttttttcttttcctgatattACTgtgtagcttttaaaaaatattatttccagatATTAATTCTGTTTTGACTCTGATAACTCAGTGACCAACTTCCTTTCCCACACTTCAGATATTGCTAGAGTAGAGAAACCAACATATGCAACTCCAAAATGCAcataggtgttatactatatgttggcaaatcgaactccaataaaaaatatacaaaaaaagaaatgcacataaaTGCCTAATGCTTTGTTGTAAGCATTAGgcattaaagaaaaacagatgcaaataaagcaaaaataaatcaaatgagtGATAAATCATGACTTAGTTGTCCCTAACTTAGTGAATTGAGAATAGCAAGTAGAGAATAATTCTACATTTGCAAAATGAGACGGTATACAAACTCTGGAAAAGtgtctatgtgtttgttttttgcagaaatcaaacatttataaatatctacaGAATTATCTATAGAAACAACTACACATACCTGGATGTCATTGCAAATACCCCATggtatttgcctttaaaaataatacagatcaCATTAATAGTGGTGATGCAACCATAGatgaatattccattttgtatgtATAGAACCTGCTCAGGATAAGAGTTCTGGTTTACTTATAATAAGCACAATGTTATTGTGACAAATTTCACTACTCTACATCCATAAATGACAGGAAATGTCATCTCTAGTCCTTTGTAGTTAATATCACCTTACTCTTACAAGCAGACTTGCCAATTTTTATTGGTCAACAAAAATAGTAGGATACACAGACTGAGAAGGAACTGATAAACGTTACCCTTAGGTGTACCATCATTCCTTGTATCATAGTTGTAAACCCCATTGTAGGTGCCCAGTGCTGAATCTATGTGGTCGGAATTTCCTGGCACCTCATTGTTCTGATGTGAACCTGGTATCCCTGTTTTgaacttcctttctctctctttcttctggcTACATACTGCACATGCGACTCTACCTTCAATCAGAACCTACCTAGAGAATATTCCTTCAGTACAGGTACTTCTGGCCTCACAAAGCTCCAAGGTTGGATCTCTCCTAGTTAGCTGGTGTTGAAGGATCTTTCACATTTGCCCTCTTTGTAGGATTAAAAACCCAAAATTATAAGGCAGATGAGCTAGGTGTTAGGGGAGGAGCTCAGGGAATAGAAGGAGATGAGGTCACATAACTTTATGCATAGTGGTttccaataaatacttattaaatatttctttgtctcaaactataaaatttctagaaaaaaaagggCATTTACCAATCAGAAGGGGCGTCTCTCCTTTGTCATTTTTGGTGTTTGGCCACACTCCCTTTTCTAGTAAAGTTCTTACATTTTCCACCAGACCAGCTTTGACTGCCAAAGTCAAGGGTGTTTCTCCATCAGAGGTCTTGAACTCCCAGAGTGTCTGGTAGGATgctgaaatgtaaaaatattgtataaagttaaaaatctttaCTTAAAGGATATCACAGAGATCAGAATAATCCAATGTTATGTATTCTAGATTGAACAAAGTCAATTGAtgaaaaggaaagattaaaagaCATGATTCAAGTTTATCAAATGATGGTGAGTATAAAAAGATAGGCATAAACTTGACAGAAAACTAAACTCTATGTTtcaaggtgatttttttaaatggattataagctcttattttttgataaattgtaGCAACTCCTCAATCCTTTGTAGCGTTATTTAAATTGCACCTGAAATTGGTTTGTGTCAAATGAAATCTGTGAGTGTGGGAATAGGAACATATTTGAATACTGTCAGAATATGTTAGAAAATACCATACTTAACATCATCTTCTGTATCTGTTTGTCTGATTATTTAGTTATCTATTTTTTGCTGGCTGGCTGGATAGTAAATTATCAAGTAGCTATGATTGTCTCCTGGAGTGAAGAATGATGGAGTAACATTGAAGTTTATTGAAAGATAGCGCACTCACAAGATGTTTTAAAAGTTGCcaagattgggacacctgggtgactcagtggttgagcatctaccttcagctcagggtgtgatcctggtgtcccagaatcgagtcccacatcgggctccctgcatggagcctgcttctccctctgcctctgtctctgcctctctctctgggaatctcatgaataaataaatgaaaatattttttaaaaaagttgccAAGATATGACAAATATTGTGCTAGAACATCAGGATTATAAACATTATTAGTAATACTTAACCCTGGGTCAATTTACTACGATATTTACTAATGTTTGcattatgaaaaaattaatgtaacacaAGCACAAAATATTGCAAATGTACTTATTACATGATAACAATCTGCTGGAAATTGTTAAGAGATAATtcaagatgaaaaattaaaagctgaCTCCCAAAAGCAAAACAGCTTTGTATTCAAATCAATCAATTCATGATATgtataaacttttattatttttaggttgTAACCACCTCTTTGAGCCATCTTCAACCACATTCTTAGAAGGATGCAAATGGTGAACTCTGAACCCCACaaaatgtgctatttttttttagagggagagtatgggtgtgggggtgaggaagaggcagaatcttaagcaggcctcatgcccagtgtggggccccacgtggggctcaatctcacaatgagatcatgacctgagctaaaatcaagagtcggacacttaactgatcaAGGCACCCCATAAAATGTGCTGATTTTTATACTCTGAGTATAAAACATGGATATTCTCTTTCCCatatttcaaataatcttttactctttttcttttcccttgtgtTTGTTGGGAACACTCATAACTTctacatttttgctttggtttggtcAAAGGGATTTTATGTTCTCTTACCATCCAGAACAatttcaagtatttgttgaatgggtTGAACAACAGCTTCGTGCAGTGGAAACCATCCTTTTTCATCAGCTTCATccaatgcatatttatatttcacatattccTGGAGCTCAAGAATGTGACCTAAATTAAATGCACGGTAACATATGTCTGTCTCAGCAAAGTGAACTCTCCAACCTGCCCTATTATAGGAAATACACCCATTTACCTTGTTTTATGGCTTCCACAAGTTTTCTGTTTTGATCACTTAGTGGTGCAAATctaccagagaaagaaaaataagccataTTTATCCCAGTGGTGTACTTTAAACACTTAACTTATACTGACTTTTTGTAcatgattttaataattaagaTCTACAAGAAGTGCACATAACTGATTCTAtctactttaaaaatgcaaatgtttaaGAATCAGATACAGAGTATATTTATGATACAGTAGACCTAGGCACGTTAGTACGGATGACAGAATACAAGATTATCATGCTATCTCTGAAATTAGTTCTAAGCAATGAAGCAGAGTAAACACTTGTAATCAGAGTCAGAAGAGCTGGGCTCAGATTTCATGATTTTGTGATCCTGGGGAGGCCAGTTAGCCTCTCCGGGTAGTggttttttcatctctaaaatgatgaGATTAAATAGATCTCTAAGgattcttcaattttaaaaactatgctcAGTAAGGTTTGTTGCCTTGAAGTTAATAACTGCTAATTCATAGTTTTTTAATTGGGAGCTTCTGATCCACACTGCCTGTTAGAGTCTTTAATCAACTGATTTACAAGAGAATAGCCTGAGCATTTACTAAACAAACTTCTAGTCATCGACCCAACAGGCTGTGATTTCAACCCTCATGGCAATtctctggtgtgtgtgtttattcaaAAGAAACAAGGTATTTCTTAACAAATCAATTAAACTCTATTAAGTAGAAACATCTGTTGGCATTATAGGGTTGTGAAAGCCTTCTTGGGAGCTCTGTTGGAGataagggaaaaattaaagagaccCAATGTAAAGGTACTATGtccatttttaagaataaataaacatttattatttattttttatttattaaaagcaaTAATTTTATAGCCCTATTCAAAAGCACTACGAAATTTCAGAATACAAGATCCTCAATACTATAACAGAATGCAAACTAAGGTTTATCTTTGTCAGATGTATGTTGTTCAAGGTAGAAATCTACCTTTTCAGTTTCATACTCTGTAACTCCTGCTAACATAAAGCAttaattttgtgtttaatttaCTAACATCTGTCATTTGGATAGTAGGTAATTGAAGAGACTGTGGTTTACATAATGCTGGTTTTCAATAAAAGCCCTcaactctttctcattctttgggGCTAAACTTAGGGGCTACCCcatattatttttcacagtttgATGATCTAAAAATGAAGTACATTACTTATAACGGTTGTCTGAGTCAGTAGCAGAATGGGCTCTAAAATGTTCAGAACAGACCTATCTATATTTTAGTTGTATAAATTGTACTTGCAAATTTGTTCAAATGACTTCTTGTCATTTTAttctatattaatttatattaattttatattaatttttaaaaataggcaatcCTATGCAACCAAATTCAACCATTTAGGTTGAATTTCCTATTTAGAATTTCCTATTTAGGTTATTCACATCTTCCACAGAAGGTGGGGATTTGTGGAAGGTCAT contains:
- the ASB15 gene encoding ankyrin repeat and SOCS box protein 15 isoform X2, whose translation is MTLRLRTELRLNWILNQLSYPVMDTNDDPDDDHLTSYDIQLSIQESIEASKSVFYSERFAPLSDQNRKLVEAIKQGHILELQEYVKYKYALDEADEKGWFPLHEAVVQPIQQILEIVLDDSQRERQRQRQREKQAPCREPDVGLDSGTPGSHPELKVDAQPLSHPGVPILATFKTSSSYQTLWEFKTSDGETPLTLAVKAGLVENVRTLLEKGVWPNTKNDKGETPLLIAVKNGSYDMVFTLLKHNTSLDQPCMKRWSAMHEAAKLGRKDIIALLLNHGGNVHLRDGFGVTPLGVAAEHGHCDVLEHLIHRGGDVFALADDGASVLFEAAGGGNPDCISLLLEYGGSGNVPNRAGHLPIHRAAYEGHYLALKYLIPVTSKNAIQKSGLTPIHSAADGQNVQCLELLIENGFDVNTLLADHISESYDDERKTALYFAVSNNDIQCTEVLLAAGADPNLDPLNCLLVAVRANNHEIVRLLLSHGANVNCYFMHVNDTRFPSAIQYALNDEVMLRLLLNNGYRVEMCFDCMHGNIFGNSFVWSEIEEEVLPGWTSCVIKDNPFCEFITVPWMKHLVGSVIRVLIDYMDYIPLCAKLKSALEVQREWPEIRQILENPCSLKHLCRLKIRRLMGLQRLCQPASMEKLHLPPTIQRYILFKEYDLYGQELNLPFPHRQIEDNLNKKGTHEMSKNAIMKYKHFCVQLGLFIGWRPNSGDD
- the ASB15 gene encoding ankyrin repeat and SOCS box protein 15 isoform X10, with the protein product MNTSLKNCSSLRKLPLSKLYPVMDTNDDPDDDHLTSYDIQLSIQESIEASKSVFYSERFAPLSDQNRKLVEAIKQGHILELQEYVKYKYALDEADEKGWFPLHEAVVQPIQQILEIVLDDSQRERQRQRQREKQAPCREPDVGLDSGTPGSHPELKVDAQPLSHPGVPILATFKTSSSYQTLWEFKTSDGETPLTLAVKAGLVENVRTLLEKGVWPNTKNDKGETPLLIAVKNGSYDMVFTLLKHNTSLDQPCMKRWSAMHEAAKLGRKDIIALLLNHGGNVHLRDGFGVTPLGVAAEHGHCDVLEHLIHRGGDVFALADDGASVLFEAAGGGNPDCISLLLEYGGSGNVPNRAGHLPIHRAAYEGHYLALKYLIPVTSKNAIQKSGLTPIHSAADGQNVQCLELLIENGFDVNTLLADHISESYDDERKTALYFAVSNNDIQCTEVLLAAGADPNLDPLNCLLVAVRANNHEIVRLLLSHGANVNCYFMHVNDTRFPSAIQYALNDEVMLRLLLNNGYRVEMCFDCMHGNIFGNSFVWSEIEEEVLPGWTSCVIKDNPRILAH
- the ASB15 gene encoding ankyrin repeat and SOCS box protein 15 isoform X1, with product MNTSLKNCSSLRKLPLSKLYPVMDTNDDPDDDHLTSYDIQLSIQESIEASKSVFYSERFAPLSDQNRKLVEAIKQGHILELQEYVKYKYALDEADEKGWFPLHEAVVQPIQQILEIVLDDSQRERQRQRQREKQAPCREPDVGLDSGTPGSHPELKVDAQPLSHPGVPILATFKTSSSYQTLWEFKTSDGETPLTLAVKAGLVENVRTLLEKGVWPNTKNDKGETPLLIAVKNGSYDMVFTLLKHNTSLDQPCMKRWSAMHEAAKLGRKDIIALLLNHGGNVHLRDGFGVTPLGVAAEHGHCDVLEHLIHRGGDVFALADDGASVLFEAAGGGNPDCISLLLEYGGSGNVPNRAGHLPIHRAAYEGHYLALKYLIPVTSKNAIQKSGLTPIHSAADGQNVQCLELLIENGFDVNTLLADHISESYDDERKTALYFAVSNNDIQCTEVLLAAGADPNLDPLNCLLVAVRANNHEIVRLLLSHGANVNCYFMHVNDTRFPSAIQYALNDEVMLRLLLNNGYRVEMCFDCMHGNIFGNSFVWSEIEEEVLPGWTSCVIKDNPFCEFITVPWMKHLVGSVIRVLIDYMDYIPLCAKLKSALEVQREWPEIRQILENPCSLKHLCRLKIRRLMGLQRLCQPASMEKLHLPPTIQRYILFKEYDLYGQELNLPFPHRQIEDNLNKKGTHEMSKNAIMKYKHFCVQLGLFIGWRPNSGDD
- the ASB15 gene encoding ankyrin repeat and SOCS box protein 15 isoform X3, translated to MDTNDDPDDDHLTSYDIQLSIQESIEASKSVFYSERFAPLSDQNRKLVEAIKQGHILELQEYVKYKYALDEADEKGWFPLHEAVVQPIQQILEIVLDDSQRERQRQRQREKQAPCREPDVGLDSGTPGSHPELKVDAQPLSHPGVPILATFKTSSSYQTLWEFKTSDGETPLTLAVKAGLVENVRTLLEKGVWPNTKNDKGETPLLIAVKNGSYDMVFTLLKHNTSLDQPCMKRWSAMHEAAKLGRKDIIALLLNHGGNVHLRDGFGVTPLGVAAEHGHCDVLEHLIHRGGDVFALADDGASVLFEAAGGGNPDCISLLLEYGGSGNVPNRAGHLPIHRAAYEGHYLALKYLIPVTSKNAIQKSGLTPIHSAADGQNVQCLELLIENGFDVNTLLADHISESYDDERKTALYFAVSNNDIQCTEVLLAAGADPNLDPLNCLLVAVRANNHEIVRLLLSHGANVNCYFMHVNDTRFPSAIQYALNDEVMLRLLLNNGYRVEMCFDCMHGNIFGNSFVWSEIEEEVLPGWTSCVIKDNPFCEFITVPWMKHLVGSVIRVLIDYMDYIPLCAKLKSALEVQREWPEIRQILENPCSLKHLCRLKIRRLMGLQRLCQPASMEKLHLPPTIQRYILFKEYDLYGQELNLPFPHRQIEDNLNKKGTHEMSKNAIMKYKHFCVQLGLFIGWRPNSGDD